The DNA region TTGCCTTCAGTCTTGATGTCTTAGAAAAACATGATATTTCTCCTGAGAGTATCGCGTTTCTATGCAAGGCGCACCACAGTGGTCGCTGCCTGCGAACCTTGCGGAAATTCTTCCCTTCTCAAACGCTTTCGCCTGTTACATATCTTGCTGAATATGAAGGTGTCAAAGTATCCAAAGCGGATTGGTATCAGCACGAAGTATCCAGAGGTCGCGTGTATGGTGAATACCTGCGTATCATCGAATATACAAGGAGGGGCGACATTGCTAATCTATAATTTTAGTTTTCCCATCGTGGATTCTTTCTGCTATAAGCGACCTCCCAGTCGCGACACTCACTGACAACTGATAACTGAATACTCTAAATCTGATATTATGTCTATTGATTTTGTTGAAGCACTCTCCACAGATGATTTAACCGCTATAAAGGCATCTCCTAAAACGGATGTTCACTGTCATGCGTTCTTCAGTGCACGACGGGAAAGTGTAGAACGCTGGCTCGGACATCCGCTAACCAAACCGCCGCTGAAAATGAAAGGCGTTGAGGGGATGATGGAATACGCAGACGCTGTCTTAGCACCCCACATAAAACACCGTGAAGGTTTTGAGTTCGTCGCTGTGTCGGCAATGAATGATGCAATCCAAGATGGCATTGTGATGCTTGAGATGAGCTTTGACATCCGACTGGCAGAATTCTATTCCAATGGATTAACGGAACTTCGTACCTTTATTGAAGCGTTAGTTGAGCGGTATCAAGCGCAGGCAGACCTACGTCCAGAGCTTGGCTTTTCACGTGGAGATGCTGACGACCCCAAGCTAATGGCGTTAGCACACGAAGCGGTGGAATTAGGTTTTTTTCAGTCGATTGATTTGTATAGTCGTCAAGAGGTGTGTCCGCCAGAGGTTATGAAGTCGTTGTTTACAAAGGCACGCGCAGCCGGAATGAAGCTGAAAGCACATGTCGGAGAATTTGAAGACGCTGAGGAAATCCGACGGACGGTCGAAGTCCTTGACTTGGACGAGGTCCAACACGGTATTGCTGCTGCAGAATCGGTTGAAATCATGCGTTGGCTTTCCGAGCATCAAATTCAGTTGAACGTCTGTCCAACGAGCAACGTGATGTTGGACGGTGTCCCGGATCTCGCCTCACATCCCATCCGCGTCTTATTTGATAACGGTGTGCCGGTGACGATTAACACAGACGACCTGATGATATTCGGTCAGAGCGTTTCTGAAGAGTATCGGAATCTCTACCAAGCGGGTGTTTTCAGTGCTGAAGAGTTGAATGATGTTCGGCGCGCGTCCGTCCCTTGTCTCG from Candidatus Poribacteria bacterium includes:
- a CDS encoding adenosine deaminase, which produces MSIDFVEALSTDDLTAIKASPKTDVHCHAFFSARRESVERWLGHPLTKPPLKMKGVEGMMEYADAVLAPHIKHREGFEFVAVSAMNDAIQDGIVMLEMSFDIRLAEFYSNGLTELRTFIEALVERYQAQADLRPELGFSRGDADDPKLMALAHEAVELGFFQSIDLYSRQEVCPPEVMKSLFTKARAAGMKLKAHVGEFEDAEEIRRTVEVLDLDEVQHGIAAAESVEIMRWLSEHQIQLNVCPTSNVMLDGVPDLASHPIRVLFDNGVPVTINTDDLMIFGQSVSEEYRNLYQAGVFSAEELNDVRRASVPCLG